The Gouania willdenowi chromosome 7, fGouWil2.1, whole genome shotgun sequence genome includes a window with the following:
- the mmp9 gene encoding matrix metalloproteinase-9, which translates to MRFCALVVCLFLGLNTQDGWSHPLKSVFVTFPGDIIKNLTDTELAENYLEKFGYMNKLQRSGFQSMVSTSKALKRMQRQMGLEETGDLNQETLEFMKRPRCGVPDVANYKTFEGDLKWDHEDISYMILNYSPDMDSALIDDAFARAFKVWSDVTPLTFKRLFQGTADIMISFGKADHGDPYPFDGKDGLLAHAYPPGEGLQGDAHFDDDEFWTLGTGPVVKTRYGNADGANCHFPFMFEGKSYSTCTTEGRKDNLPWCATTADYSTDKKYGFCPSELLYTFGGNADGAECVFPFIFQGEEYDSCTTEGRSDGYRWCSTTSNFDKDLKYGFCPSRDTAVIGGNSEGESCHFPFVFLGKTYDSCTSEGRGDGKLWCATTDNYDDDKKWGLCPDQGYSLFLVAAHEFGHALGLEHSSIREALMFPMYSYVEDFSLHDDDIEGIQYLYGPKTGPKPTPPQPNPTTPSTNPNPETEAPEPRTTTTPVPIDPSKDACKLTSFDTITVIDRELHYFKDGHYWKKSDSRNVEIKGPYSISGTWPALPAIIDSAFEDLLTKKVYFFSGTQFWVYTGKTVLGPRRIEKLGLPSSIQKVEGAVQRGKGKVLLFSGEDFWRLDVKAQKIDRGYPKHTDVVFGGVPSDAHDVFLYKGHMYFCRDRFYWRMNSRRQVDRVGYVKYDLLKCSHP; encoded by the exons ATGAGATTCTGTGCTTTAGTTGTGTGTTTATTCTTGGGGCTAAACACTCAGGATGGATGGAGCCATCCTCTCAAGTCTGTCTTTGTCACCTTCCCAGGAGACATAATCAAAAACCTGACTGACACGGAGCTGGCAGAA AACTACCTGGAAAAGTTTGGCTACATGAACAAACTCCAACGAAGTGGCTTCCAGTCAATGGTGTCCACGTCCAAGGCTTTAAAGAGGATGCAGAGGCAGATGGGCCTGGAGGAGACGGGAGATCTCAATCAAGAGACCTTGGAGTTCATGAAACGACCTCGCTGTGGTGTTCCTGACGTAGCCAACTATAAAACCTTTGAAGGTGACCTGAAATGGGACCATGAAGATATCAGCTACAT GATCCTTAATTACTCTCCCGACATGGACAGCGCTCTGATCGATGACGCCTTTGCCCGAGCCTTCAAAGTGTGGAGTGATGTGACCCCCTTGACCTTTAAACGTCTGTTTCAAGGCACTGCTGACATTATGATATCATTTGGGAAAGCAG ATCATGGAGACCCATACCCATTTGATGGGAAGGACGGCCTTCTGGCTCATGCCTATCCTCCTGGTGAGGGCTTGCAAGGAGATGCtcactttgatgatgatgaattcTGGACTCTAGGAACAGGACCAg TTGTGAAGACTCGCTATGGGAATGCAGATGGTGCCAATTGTCACTTCCCTTTCATGTTCGAGGGCAAATCATACAGCACGTGTACTACTGAGGGACGTAAAGACAACCTGCCGTGGTGTGCCACCACTGCTGACTACAGCACGGATAAGAAGTACGGCTTCTGTCCGAGTGAAC TTCTGTACACTTTTGGAGGAAATGCGGATGGAGCAGAGTGTGTCTTCCCCTTCATCTTCCAGGGAGAGGAGTATGACAGCTGCACCACAGAGGGCCGAAGTGATGGCTACCGCTGGTGTTCCACCACAAGCAACTTTGACAAGGACCTGAAATATGGATTCTGCCCCAGTCGTG aCACTGCTGTGATTGGTGGAAATTCAGAGGGCGAATCGTGCCACTTCCCTTTTGTCTTCTTGGGTAAGACATATGACTCGTGCACAAGTGAGGGACGAGGAGATGGCAAGTTGTGGTGCGCCACTACTGACAACTATGATGACGACAAGAAATGGGGCCTTTGTCCTGATCAGG gttacaGTCTTTTCCTGGTGGCAGCCCATGAATTTGGACATGCGCTTGGTTTGGAGCACTCCAGCATCAGAGAAGCTCTAATGTTCCCCATGTACAGCTATGTGGAAGATTTCTCTCTGCATGATGATGACATTGAAGGCATCCAGTATCTTTATG GACCTAAAACCGGACCGAAACCAACTCCTCCTCAACCCAACCCGACTACTCCGTCAACCAATCCAAACCCTGAGACTGAGGCACCTGAACCAAGAACTACCACCACCCCAGTGCCTATAGATCCCAGCAAGGATGCCTGCAAGTTGACCTCATTTGACACCATCACTGTCATTGATAGAGAGCTACATTACTTCAAGGATGG GCATTATTGGAAGAAGTCTGACAGCAGGAATGTAGAGATCAAAGGACCATATTCAATCTCTGGAACGTGGCCAGCACTGCCAGCCATTATTGACTCTGCATTTGAGGATCTTCTAACCAAAAAGGTTTACTTCTTTTCAG GAACTCAATTTTGGGTCTACACAGGAAAAACTGTTCTGGGTCCACGCAGAATTGAGAAACTGGGTCTTCCTAGTAGCATCCAAAAGGTGGAGGGTGCTGTGCAGAGGGGAAAAGGAAAAGTGTTGCTATTCAGTGGGGAAGACTTCTGGAg GTTGGATGTGAAGGCTCAGAAAATTGACAGAGGCTATCCCAAACACACCGATGTTGTTTTTGGTGGTGTTCCCAGTGATGCTCATGATGTATTCCTCTACAAAG GTCACATGTACTTCTGCCGTGATCGGTTCTACTGGAGAATGAATTCCCGCAGACAGGTGGATCGTGTTGGTTACGTGAAATACGACCTCCTTAAATGCTCACATCCCTAA